The stretch of DNA GCCCGGCGGCCTGCCGGGCTTGGGTGGCGGCGGCGGCATGCCCCTGCCCCCCGGCCTCAGCGGGTTCGGCAAGAAAAAGTGACCGGGCATACCGCTCATATCCCCACGCTCGAAACCGAGCGTCTGGTGCTGCGCGCACCGGCACAGGCGGACTTCCCGGCCTTCGCCGCCTATTGCGCCTCGCCCCGCGCCACGTTCAGCTGGGGCCAGATCGGCGCCGACCGGGCCTGGTCGGAATTTGCGGCTGCGATCGGCAGCTGGCCCCTCATGGGCTTCGGCGCATGGTCCATCGAGGATCGCGCAAGCGGCACCTATTGCGGCGAGGTCCTGCTGCAACAGCCCGCCCACTTCCCCGAACCCGAACTTGGCTGGACGCTGATGGAAGAGGCCGAAGGCAAAGGCATCGCATTCGAGGCCGCCACCGCCGCGCGCGACTGGTTCGCCGCGCACCACAGCGACAAATCCCTCGTCAGCTACATCACCCCTGGCAACACCCGCTCCGAGGCGCTCGCCGCCCGGCTCGGCGCAGCGCACGACCCGGACGCGCCCCTGCCCGACGGCGAAACGCCCGCAGAAACGGCAGTCTACCGCCACCGGAGCGCCGCATGACCGCCGCCACAACCCTCACCACAGACCGCCTGATCCTGCGCCAACCGCAGGCCAGCGACCTGCCCGCCTACACGGCCTATTGCGCCAGCCCCCGCACCCATTTCGTCGGCGGCCCCTTCGACACGGTCAAAGCCTTTGACAAGTTCGCGGCCATAGCAGGCCACTGGACCCTGCGCGGCTTCGGCCGCTACATCATGGAACAGGACGGCGCGCCCATCGGCCATGTCGGCCCCATGCAACTGGACGCGACAAAACCGGCCGAATTCACGTGGACCCTGTGGGACGGCGCATACGAGGGGCGCGGCCTCGCCACCGAAGCGGCGTGCCGGGTCCGCGATCACCTTCTGGGTGACCTCGGCTGGCCCGAGATGATCATTCACGTCATGCCCGACAACACAGGCTCCATCGCAATCGCACAGCGCATCGGCGCGACGCTCACGGATGAACCCGCTCCGGAATGGTATGACGGCGCGCTGGTCTACCACCTGCGCGCAGAGGTGCCCGCATGATCACCCTCACCGGCACGCCCACACTCACCACCGACCGGCTCACCCTGCGCGCACCGCAGCCACAGGACGCGCCGACGTTCATCGACTTCTACAAGACCGACCGCGCGCAATACGTGGGCGGCCCAAAAAACGACAAACAAGGCTGGGAATTCTTCTGCACCGAACTTGGCCACTGGGTCATGCGCGGCTACGGCATGTTCGTGGTAACCTACAAAGGCGACGACACCCCGCTCGGCATCGTCGGCCACTGGAACCCGAAAACCTGGCCGGAACAGGAAGTCGGCTGGGTGATCTTCGATCCCGCGCTCGAAGGCAAAGGCATCGCACACGAGGCCGCCAAAACCGTCATCGACTACACGTGGACTACCCTGAAATGGGACACCATCGTCAGCTATATCGCCTATCCCAACACGCGCTCCATCGCGCTGGCCGAACGGCTCGGCGCCGTCCGCGACGACACCGCCGCAACACCCGGCAAGACCTATGTCTACCGCCACCCGAGGCCCGCGGCATGAGTGTCACCTTCTCCGCCCCCACGATTGAGACCGAGCGTCTGATCCTGCGCGCCCCCGCGCTCACGGATTTCGACGCACTGGCCGATTTCTACGCCTCCCCCCGCGCGGCATTCGTCGGTGGCCCACAAAGCCGCGAACTCAGCTGGCGCAGCCTCGCTCAGGAAGCGGGCCACTGGGTCCTGCGCGGGTTCGGCCGCTGGACACTCGTCGAAAAAGCCACGCAAGCACCGGTTGGCATCGTCGGCCTCTGGCACCCCGAAGGCTTCCCCGAACGCGAACTCGGCTGGGACCTCTTCAACGGCGCCACAGGTAAAGGCTACGCCACAGAAGCAGCAAAAGCCGCCCGCACCTACGCCTATGACACATTGGGCTGGACCACCCTCACCAGCCTGATCGCCGTAAACAACAACGGCTCGCGCCGCGTGGCCGAACGTCTCGGCGCCACATATGACAGCGACTTCACCCACGACCGCTACGGCCCCATGCAGCTTTGGCGGCACCCCGGACCGGAGGCGCTGACATGACCTTCCCCTGCGAAACGCCCCGCACCGGTGCCGCCTCCCTCTTCGCCATCGCACTCCAAGGCCACCTGCCGACGCTGGCAACCGACCGGCTGATCCTGCGCGCCCCGCGCGTCACCGACTTCGACACCTATGCGCAAATCGCCTGCACCCGGCGTGGCCAGCACCTCGGCGGGCCGATGACGCGCGAAGACGCCTGGCTCGACTTTTCCCAGATGACCTCGACATGGCTGCTGCACGGCCACGGTCTCTGGACCATCGGGCACGCAGGCGACATCGCGGGCTTCGTCGTGCTGGGCTATGAGCCGGGCGATCAGGAACCCGAACTGGGCTTCATGCTGACGGAAAAAGCCGAAGGGATGGGCATCGCGCGCGAGGCGGCACATGCCGCCCTCACCCACGCCTTCCAAACCCTCGGCTGGTCCACGCTCGTCTCCTATATCGACCCCGCCAACACCCGCTCGATCAAGCTGGCGCAGCGGCTCGGCGGCCTCCCCGATGGCGAGATCACGGAAGACGGCGAAACAACCCTCATCTACCGCTACCTGCGCGAGGTGATGTGATGTCCCACGCCGCCATCCCCGTCATCGAAACCCAGCGCCTCGTCCTGCGCGGGCCGGAACCCGAGGACTATCCGAACTTCAAGGCGACCTTCGCCTCCTACCGCTCCCGTTTCATGGGCGGCCCGCTGAACGCCTACGAGGCATGGATGCTCTACGCCGCAGAAATCGGGCATTGGGACATCCGCGGCTTCGGCATGTGGATGATCCACGACAAGGACACGGACGACACCTACGGCATGGCCGGCGGCTGGCAGCCCGCAGGCTGGCCCGAACGCGAAATCGCCTGGATCATCTGGCCCGACAAGTCCGGCAAGGGCTACGCGCTCGAAGCGACCCATGCCGTGCGCGCGCACTACTACGCCCAGGGGTGGGACGGCGCCGTCAGCTACCTTGACCCCATGAACCTCGACAGCATCCGGCTGGCCGAGCGTCTGGGCGCGGTCAAGGACAAGGAAGCGCCGACAATCGACGGCTCCGATGCGGTCTACCGGCACCCCTCGCCCGCTGCACTCGATGGCAGCCAACTCGCGCACGGGATCGAGATGGAAATCGGCCACTACGCCGACCCGATGTTCAAACCGAAAGGATGGGCGCTTGATTGACCTGACCCGGATCACAGCGATGCACCAAAGCGGTGCACGGTCTGTGCACAGTTTGTGCACGGGGTGTGTACGCCCGTTTTCGCCCAATGGAGCCCGCCCATGACCGATACCGTCACCACCCGCGCCGCCGAGGTACTGGCCGACCACCGCGCCAGCATCGACCGGCTCGATGCGATCCTCGTCTACACCCTGGGCGAGCGGTTCAAGCACACGCAGGCCGTGGGGAAACTCAAGGCCACACACGACCTTCCGCCCTCCGATCCCACGCGCGAAGCCGCGCAGATCGCACGGCTCGAAGATTTGGCAAACCGGGCCGACCTGGACCCCGAATTTGCCAAGAAGTTCCTGAACTTCATCATCGCTGAGGTTATTCAGCACCATCAGAAACACCAATCGTAAGGCGGACGCGCCGTCCGCCACCCCACTGAAACCAAAAGGAAATACACCATGGCTATGAAAATTCGTCTCGCCCGCGGCGGCTCGAAAAAGCGTCCCTTCTACCGCATCGTGGCAGCCGACAGCCGCATGCCGCGCGATGGCCGCTACATCGAAAAACTGGGCACCTATAACCCGCTCCTGCCCAAGGACAGCGAAGAGCGCGTGAAGATGAACATGGAACGCATCCAATACTGGCTGGGCGAGGGCGCACAGCCCACCGACCGGATCGCCCGCATGCTCGAAGCCGCAGGCGTCATGGACAAGAAAGAGCGCAACAACCCCAACAAGGGTGAGCCCGGCAAGAAAGCCCAGGAACGCGCCGAAGAAAAAGCCGCCAAAGCAGCCGCCGCTGCCGAAGCACCCGCAGAAGAATCTGCAGAATAATCAGGGGCTTGGCGCGTGGACACATTCCCGGATGAGTTTCGCGACCAGCTTTTGAACCTGATGGCGTGGCGGCGCGATGTGCGCCGCTTTCGCACCGACCCCGTGCCCGAGGCAGTGCTCATGCGCTGCCTCGACACATTTCGGCTGGCCCCCTCCGTGGGCCTGTCCGAACCCTGGCGCATCCTCCGCGTCCAAAGCGATGCGGCCCGCAGCGCAGCGCTCGAAAACTACAAGACCGCCAACGCCGCAGCCCTCGCAGGCTATGACGGCGCGGACGCCGCCAGCTACAGCCAACTCAAACTCTCCGGCATGGCCGAAGCCCCTGAACACCTTGCGATTTTCTGCGATGACAGCACGTCCCAAGGGCGCGGCCTCGGTGCCGCCACCATGCCCGAAATGCGCCGCTACTCGGTCGTGGGCGCCATCACCCTGATGTGGCTCGCCGCCCGCGCCGAAGGCCTCGGCATGGGCTGGGTCTCCATCCTCGACCCCGCCCGGCTGCGCCGCGACCTCGACGCACCCGAAACCTGGTGCCTCGTCGCCTACATGTGCGTCGGCTGGCCCGAAGCACAGGCCGACACCCCGGAACTGGAACGTACCGGCTGGGAACACCGCCACGACCTGATCATCGACACGCGGTAATCAGTCCTGGGCCCCACCAAACAGCGTCGTCGCCGATCTCACTCAGGCCTTGAGCAACGGCGCGCCTTGCAGCCGCCAAGACGCGTCTGCTGCGACGACGGCGCATGCAAAAAGAACGACAGCGCGAATAGCGGCTATGCGGACTTTGCTACCTTTTGTTACGCCCGTGCCAAGGTCTGCTTCGCAAATACAGCGTCGTTGTTGCTCGTTTGGCGAATTTCAGCGATTCTGTCCAAACAAGGTCCAGCCCATTCCAGGTCCAGTTCTCAAGGAGCCAACCAACGTGGCCACTTTCATCTACGTTCACCTGATATTGGTGATCTTTGGTTTGGTTGTTACCATCTTTTGGTTTTTGAGGCTCCTTGCATCATTTTCAAGCTTGATCTTTGCGGCATATGCCACGGCGCGTGGTACCTGGGACGTTGCAACCGGCAGCACCATTTCGTTTTGGCGGGTTCTGTGCCACCCCAGAAACAGAAATTCTAGAAATGCGCTTCTCAGAAACGCAATGTTCCTCATCGGCTCCTTCGCTACTACCATGGGCGCAGTTTTGCTGTTGGTAGAGCTCAATTCGAAGCACTGCGTTCTCGACTTTGTTCAGACCGCTTCAGATGGAACTGTCACTTCTGTTTGCAAAACTTCCGAATGATGATTTTTAGCGGCCTCAATCTGGCAGCGGACATTGGTGCGAAGTGCAGCATCCGGTGAGATGGCCTCAAACCCAACGTCCACAAAAGCACATCTTCCAAGCCGCTCTGCCTCACGGTGTGACAGTCACATCACCCGACACGCTCTGCGGTGCCTCACCTCAAACACCGGCGCGCAAGACCCTGCGCCATGCAAGAGCCCCCCGGCACTTGGTCGCGCGCCCGCGCCGACAACGAACATCCCCCCACTGGACAACCCCCCGCCACCTGTCGCAAATGCGACAACCACCGCAAGGAAATGCGCCCCATGTTCGGACTGATCCGCACCGCTGTCCTGATCCTGATCGCCTTCGTGGCGGGTCTGATGTTCGAACGCAGCCAGGCGTCCGACGCCTGCACGACCCAGGGCGGCACAATGCGCGACGGAGTGTGCTGGAATGAGTGATGATCTGATCTGCGTCGGTGCGATCTCGGGCGCGTATGGCGTGCACGGCGAGGTGCGCGTGAAATCCTTCTGCGCCGATCCCGAAGACATCGAAACCTACAGCCCGCTTGTCTCCGAAGACGGCAAAAGGTCCTTTGCCCTCGCCCTTATCCGCCCCATGAAAAACGGCTTTGTCGCCCGCATCGCCGAGGTTGCGACCAAAGAACAGGCCGACGCGCTCAAGGGCACGCAGCTTTTTGCCCGCCGCGGCCAACTGCCCCATCTGCCCGATGACGAGTATTACTATACCGATCTGGTCGGGCTCGACGTGTTCGACACCGGTGGCACCGCGCTTGGCCGGGTGAAATCCGTGCAGAACCACGGCGCCAGCGATCTGTTGGAAATCCACGCCCCCGGCGCCACGACCACGGTCCTGTTGCCCTTCACCAAGGCCGCAGTGCCCACTGTCGATCTGTCCGCCCGCCGCATCGTCGCCGACCCGCCCGAAGGGCTGTTCTAGGCACATGGCGCAGCCCCCCGAAGCCCAGCCCCCCAAATCTCATGGGCGCAAAGCGATCCGCCCCACGCTCAAACCGTCCTCGCTGATGGACGAAGCGCCGGATCTGGTGGGCGTCTGGCAGGCCCGCATCATCACCCTCTTCCCCGACACGTTCCCCGGCGTGCTCGGCGCCTCGCTCACCGGCAAGGCGCTGCAGGACGGCACGTGGCAGCTGCACACCCACGACCTGCGAACGCATGGGATCGGTAAACACCGCAACGTCGATGACACGCCTGCAGGCGGCGGCGCGGGCATGGTGCTGCGCGCAGACGTGGTTGATGCCGCCCTGAGAGACGCCCAAACCCATGCCCGCGGTCGCTGGCCCATCCTGTATCTGTCCCCGCGGGGGCAACGCTTTGACCAGGCCATGGCCCGCGACCTCGCGCGCTGCGACGGGGTCACCATGCTCTGCGGCCGGTTCGAAGGGGTGGACCAGCGCGTGCTCGACCACTGGAACATCACCGAAGTCAGCTTGGGCGACTTCGTGATGACGGGGGGCGAAATCGCAGCCCAGGCCATGCTGGATGCCACCGTCCGCCTGCTCCCCGGCGTCCTGGGCAATGCAGAGAGTGCCGTCGACGAAAGCCACTCAAACGGCCTTCTGGAACACCCGCACTACACCCGTCCCGCCACCTGGGAAGGGCGGGATATTCCCCCGGTGCTGACATCAGGCGACCACGGCAAGGTCGCGGAATGGCGGCAAGACCAATCCGAAAACCTCACACGATCGCGCCGGCCCGACCTCTGGGCCAAACACCGCGGCAAAACCGACGGAACGGCTTGATCCGGCAGACAACGCCGCCTATACACCGCCCATTCCGACTCGGGGTCCTCCCCGACCGGACCCTTTGGCGCGTGGCACCTTCTTCGGTGATCAGACCACGCGACACTCGGGATACGAAAAGGAATGATGACCTGACCTCCGGCGGGCGCGATGGCGGACCCGGTGAAGACACGAGAGCTCTCAGGCGCGACACAACCTTCGTGGGCAAACCACGAGCATGATAGGAGACCAGGCCATGGACCTGATCGCACAGATCGAGGCGGAACAGATTGCCGCCCTCGACAAAGACATCCCCGACTTCAAGGCGGGCGACACCATCCGCGTCGGTTACAAAGTGACCGAAGGCACCCGCACCCGCGTGCAGAACTACGAAGGCGTCTGTATCGCACGCAACAACGGCACGGGCATCGCCGGCTCGTTCACCGTGCGCAAGATTTCCTTTGGCGAAGGCGTCGAACGGGTCTTCCCGCTCTACTCGACCAACATCGACAGCATCACCGTGGTCCGCCGCGGTCGCGTGCGTCGCGCCAAGCTTTACTACCTCCGCTCGCGCCGCGGCAAATCGGCCCGGATCGCGGAAGTCACCAACTACAAACCCAAGAAGTCCGAAGGAGCGGAAGCATGAAAGCCGACACGCATCCCGACTACCACATCATCGACGTCAAGATGACGGACGGCACCGTGGTGCAAATGAAATCGACCTGGGGCAAGGAAGGCGACCAACTGTCGCTCGACATCGACCCCTCGGTGCACCCGGCCTGGACCGGCGGCACATCCCGCCTGATGGACACCGGCGGCCGCGTGTCGAAGTTCAAGAACAAGTACGCGGGCCTGGGCTTCTAAACCCTTGCCACAGCACGGAATTGCCAAAGGCCGCTCTTGTCAGGGCGGCCTTTTTCTTGTGGCACAGGTCCCGCATACGGGACGACGCGGGCGCGCATCATGTCAGCGAACGCCCGCCCAGGCCCTATCCCAGTCCGAAACCATCAATACGCCACAGCACAGTGGCTAGTCCTTCACCGGGACGGCATGTCCGATCAGCAGCTTGATGAACAGCAGCGGCACGAACCATTCAAAGCCCGGCGTCGGTCCCAGCGCATAGAGCGACAGGCCCAGAGCAACGGCAAAGAATGTCGTGGCAAGCGGACTGCGCAGGACGGTCGGCGCGCAAAGAACGAGGATGGCGGACAAAACCAGCCAGCCGCCGATGCTCAACGCGTAAATGCTGTCAAACCCCGGCCCCCGAAACGCCCATGCCACGATGACAACGTGACAGACATGCAGGGCGATAAAACCCAAATGGTCGCGACGGCGCTGTTCGGGGCGGTGATACCACCGCTTGGTCGTTTCCGTCATGTTGCAGACGGCTCCGCCAATGACATCCGCCGCGACAAGCGCCCCCAGCGCGATCAGCAGCCAAGGCAGTCCAAGTGTATAAAGGTGCACGGCGACCAGCGCCCCACCGGCAAGGGTCGCGCCGAGCAACACCAGGGTCTCACCTCTGCTCATGCCTGGGCCGACAAAACGGTCCCACGATCCAAGAAGTCCGGGGCGCGGCTGGGTCATGCGCATACAAAACACTCCTGTCTGAAACCCCGTTCACATGTGGACGTCCGTACACCAGCGCGCGCGCGAACGCATTGAGGCAACGCAAGACAGCGACCGGCGGTTCACTGCGCTGCATCACGCAGGCTGGGGCTCAAACCCCGACCGCGTCCGCACACACACCAACATCACCCAACATGCGGCACCGCGCAGCGCAGCTCGAACCGGCACGGGCCACCCCCGTTTTGGGCCCCGCAAGCCCGCTCCTCACAGACACAACCGGGCGACACCAGCGCCTGGTAAAGACGCGCAAAAACAGCGGCATGCCAGTGGCACAGACACCCCTCGCTGTGCTCCCCCCGGATCAACGGATTGTCTTCAATCTCGAACGTCCACGCATCGGGCACCTGCAGGCGGCCCGAGCCGACAAAGGTCCAGGCGTGCTTTTCAATGGCGCGCGACAGCAGCCGCGCCGCCGGGGCGGGCGGCAAAGTGTGCAGCACCCATTGCGCGGGCCGCGGAATGCGATGGGTCAGGATATAGTTCGCGGTCTCATACCCCGCGACGGTCGCCAGGCACGGGGCCAGATCGGGTTCTTCCTTGCGCAATTGCCGGTGCAGGCGCGCGGCATCGCCTTCGGGGATCATGCAACTGCCGTCCGGTACATCGAAAATACCCGCCGCCGCCAGCATCCGGTCCCGCCGCTCCGGCCCACCGATCCGGTCCAGCAGCGGCAGCAATTGCAGAACCGCGTTCGGCCCGATCAGGCCCCCGGGGCGCTGCGCATCCTCAGACATCCTCCATCTGCTGATCGCCGCCGCCACAGGCTTTGACCTGATCGGCCTCCCGCTTGCGCGCAATGGTCTGCGCCTTCACCGCCTCGCGCCGCTCCTTGGCACGCGCCGCGCGGTCGGCGCTCGCCTCCCAATCCTCCAGCTGCGCCTCGGCCACCTGCCGCGTCTCGTCAAAATGGAAATCGACGGTCTTCTTGGTCTGCGGCCCCCAATAGCCCGCCTTGCCCAGATCATAGAACGTCCTCTGGAACCCGGCCTTCAGGAACGCGTAAAGGCAGCCCAGCAGATACCGCCGCCGGAACCCCGTGCCGCGCCAAGGATAATGAAACAGCGCCTTGCGGCTATAGAACCGGCGATAATTGTTCATCACCCCGTCCAGCAATTCGCCCCGCTCCATCGCGGCGGGTTTCATGATGGGGGTGACGAAGTTGTATTTGGAAAAGTCGTAAATCTCGACCTGGTCCTTCAATTCCTGAAACAGCGGCGTGAACGGCCACGGCGTGTACATCGACCAGTTCGCCAGATCGGGCTGCCAGTCCCACGCCATCTTGTAGGTTTCCTCCAGCGTCTCGGGTGTCTCGTTATCAAGGCCGACGATGAATTGCGCCTCCACCAGAATATCCGCTTCGCGCAAAAGCCGGATGGCCGTCTTGTTCTCGTCGACCTTGGTTTCCTTGTTGAATACGTCCAGCTTCATCTGGGCTGCCGCTTCGGTCCCCAGCGACACATGGACAAGGCCCGCCTTGCGGTAAAACTTCAGCAGATCCTTGTCGCGGTAGATGTCCGTCACGCGGGTATTGATGCCCCATTTCACGCGCCTGGGCAGGCCCCGGTCGATCAATTCCTGACAGAAGGCCACGAATTTCTTCTTGTTGATCGTCGGCTCCTCGTCGGCGAGGATAAAGAACCCAACGCCATGATTGTCCACAAGGTCTTCGATCTCATCCACCACATCCTTGGGATCGCGCACGCGGTAGTCGCGCCAGAACTTCCACTGGCTGCAGAACGAACAGGTGAACGGGCAGCCGCGCGCGAGGTTCGGGATGGCAACGCGCGTGTTCAGCGGGATGTAGATGTATTTCGCCCAGTCCAGAACGGACCAGTCGGGCTTGATCTTGCTCAGGTCCTTGACCGTGCTGGCGGCTTGCGTGGCGACAATCTTGTCCCCATCGGCAAAGGCCAGGCCGCGGATCTTGTGACGGTCCGCGGGAAAGCGGCCGTCTTCGATGGCCAGCATCAGTTCGGTACAGATCTCCTCGCCCTCGCCCCGCACGATCACGTCGATCCACGGCGCTTCGGACAGGACCTGCTTGTACATGAATGTGGCGTGGACCCCGCCCATGGCACGCACCGCATCCGGCACCACGTCCTGCGCGATTTTCAGAACATCTTCGGCGCGGTAGATCGACGGCGTGATTGCCGTGACGCCAACCACGTCGGGCTTGATGGCCTCCATCCGCTGCGCCAGATCGGCATCCGTCAATTCATCCGTCATCGCGTCGATGAAGTGGATGTCGTCAAAGCCCGCCTGCCGCAGGTGCCCCGTCAGGTAGGCGACCCAGGCCGGTGGCCAGGTTCCCGCAATCTCGGCCCCGCCGGATCGGTAGTTCGGATGTACAAACAGAATGCGCATGTGCGGCCCTCCAATGTAAATCAGAGTTTACATTTTGGGCGTTTGCTTCATTGACCTGGATCAAAATGGTGCGTGTCGGGGGACGGCGCGCACGGATCGGTCTGACCGGTGGGCGCATGGGGCATGGCTCTCATCCCCGTTTGCGCGCCCGGCTCCCCAAGACGCGAGGACCGACCAGCTGGGCGCTCAACAAGGCCCAAAAGGTTAACAAATCGCGAACCGGCCGCTGTAACCCATTGATTTTGCAGGGTCGAAGATGCGTCCCAGCCTGGGACACTTACCGCGCCAGCGCCGCCGCCTCTTTGGCCAGCGCTTCAATCCCGGCCCAATCCCCGGCCCGAACCAAATCCTTGGGCGCCACCCAGGATCCCCCCGCACAGACCACATTCGGAAGGCTCAAATAGCTGTCCGCATTCCCCATGCTGACCCCACCCGTGGGGCAGAAAGAGATCTGCGGCAGAGGTGCCCCGATGGCCTTGAGGGCGGGCGCCCCACCCGACGCCTCGGCCGGGAAAAACTTGAGCATGTCATAGCCCCGCTCATAAAGCCCCATCGCCTCGGACGCCGTGGCAGCCCCCGGCAGCAGCGGCAAGTCCTCGGCCTCACAGGCCGCAATCAAAGCCTCCGTCGCCCCCGGCGAAACACCAAACTGCGCCCCCGCCTCCTTGGCCGCCTTCACATCATCCGGCGTCACCAGCGTCCCGGCGCCCACAACCCCGCCAGACACCTGCGCCATCGCCGCGATCACATCCAGCGCGGCAGGCGTCCGCAAGGTCACCTCCAATGCAGGCAACCCACCCGCCACCAAAGCCTCGGCCAGAGGCGCGGCATGGGCCACATCGTCCACCACCAGAACAGGCACGATCGGCGCCAGGTCACAGATTTCACGGGCGCGCACGGCAGCGGCTTTGGCGGTCAGCATTCTTCAAAAGTCTCCAAAAACGGTCGCGCCAGTATTGGCGGACCCAACAGTATTGCGGAAGGCATGGAACATGTCGCGTCCCACCCCCCAATGATTGTCCGAAAGATCAGCGGTCGCGCGCGGGCGGTCAAGCACGCCGTCGGCCAAAACCTCAAGCTGGCCTGCGACAGCATCGACGCGGATCACATCCCCATCCTGGACCTGCGCGATGACACCGCCATCCAGCGCCTCTGGACAGACATGGATGGCCGACGGCACCTTGCCCGACGCGCCGGACATGCGGCCATCGGTGACCAGCGCCACCTTCTGCCCGCGCCCCTGCATGATCCCCAGCAGAGGGGTCAAGCTGTGCAATTCCGGCATGCCGTTGGCCTTGGGGCCCTGAAAGCGGACCACAATGACAAAATCGCCGTCGGCAAATTCACCCGCCTTGAACGCGGCCTTCACTTGGTCCTGATCGTGGAAAACGCGGCACGGCGCCTCCACCACCCGGTGCTCGGGCGCAACGGCGGAGACCTTCATCACCCCCGTGCCCAGATTGCCGACCAGGCGGCTCAGACCACCCGTTTCCTGAAACGGGTCAGAGGC from Tateyamaria omphalii encodes:
- a CDS encoding GNAT family N-acetyltransferase, with amino-acid sequence MTGHTAHIPTLETERLVLRAPAQADFPAFAAYCASPRATFSWGQIGADRAWSEFAAAIGSWPLMGFGAWSIEDRASGTYCGEVLLQQPAHFPEPELGWTLMEEAEGKGIAFEAATAARDWFAAHHSDKSLVSYITPGNTRSEALAARLGAAHDPDAPLPDGETPAETAVYRHRSAA
- a CDS encoding GNAT family N-acetyltransferase, translated to MTAATTLTTDRLILRQPQASDLPAYTAYCASPRTHFVGGPFDTVKAFDKFAAIAGHWTLRGFGRYIMEQDGAPIGHVGPMQLDATKPAEFTWTLWDGAYEGRGLATEAACRVRDHLLGDLGWPEMIIHVMPDNTGSIAIAQRIGATLTDEPAPEWYDGALVYHLRAEVPA
- a CDS encoding GNAT family N-acetyltransferase, yielding MITLTGTPTLTTDRLTLRAPQPQDAPTFIDFYKTDRAQYVGGPKNDKQGWEFFCTELGHWVMRGYGMFVVTYKGDDTPLGIVGHWNPKTWPEQEVGWVIFDPALEGKGIAHEAAKTVIDYTWTTLKWDTIVSYIAYPNTRSIALAERLGAVRDDTAATPGKTYVYRHPRPAA
- a CDS encoding GNAT family N-acetyltransferase gives rise to the protein MSVTFSAPTIETERLILRAPALTDFDALADFYASPRAAFVGGPQSRELSWRSLAQEAGHWVLRGFGRWTLVEKATQAPVGIVGLWHPEGFPERELGWDLFNGATGKGYATEAAKAARTYAYDTLGWTTLTSLIAVNNNGSRRVAERLGATYDSDFTHDRYGPMQLWRHPGPEALT
- a CDS encoding GNAT family N-acetyltransferase: MTFPCETPRTGAASLFAIALQGHLPTLATDRLILRAPRVTDFDTYAQIACTRRGQHLGGPMTREDAWLDFSQMTSTWLLHGHGLWTIGHAGDIAGFVVLGYEPGDQEPELGFMLTEKAEGMGIAREAAHAALTHAFQTLGWSTLVSYIDPANTRSIKLAQRLGGLPDGEITEDGETTLIYRYLREVM
- a CDS encoding GNAT family N-acetyltransferase; the encoded protein is MSHAAIPVIETQRLVLRGPEPEDYPNFKATFASYRSRFMGGPLNAYEAWMLYAAEIGHWDIRGFGMWMIHDKDTDDTYGMAGGWQPAGWPEREIAWIIWPDKSGKGYALEATHAVRAHYYAQGWDGAVSYLDPMNLDSIRLAERLGAVKDKEAPTIDGSDAVYRHPSPAALDGSQLAHGIEMEIGHYADPMFKPKGWALD
- a CDS encoding chorismate mutase is translated as MTDTVTTRAAEVLADHRASIDRLDAILVYTLGERFKHTQAVGKLKATHDLPPSDPTREAAQIARLEDLANRADLDPEFAKKFLNFIIAEVIQHHQKHQS
- the rpsP gene encoding 30S ribosomal protein S16; translated protein: MAMKIRLARGGSKKRPFYRIVAADSRMPRDGRYIEKLGTYNPLLPKDSEERVKMNMERIQYWLGEGAQPTDRIARMLEAAGVMDKKERNNPNKGEPGKKAQERAEEKAAKAAAAAEAPAEESAE
- the bluB gene encoding 5,6-dimethylbenzimidazole synthase, producing the protein MDTFPDEFRDQLLNLMAWRRDVRRFRTDPVPEAVLMRCLDTFRLAPSVGLSEPWRILRVQSDAARSAALENYKTANAAALAGYDGADAASYSQLKLSGMAEAPEHLAIFCDDSTSQGRGLGAATMPEMRRYSVVGAITLMWLAARAEGLGMGWVSILDPARLRRDLDAPETWCLVAYMCVGWPEAQADTPELERTGWEHRHDLIIDTR
- the rimM gene encoding ribosome maturation factor RimM (Essential for efficient processing of 16S rRNA), whose protein sequence is MSDDLICVGAISGAYGVHGEVRVKSFCADPEDIETYSPLVSEDGKRSFALALIRPMKNGFVARIAEVATKEQADALKGTQLFARRGQLPHLPDDEYYYTDLVGLDVFDTGGTALGRVKSVQNHGASDLLEIHAPGATTTVLLPFTKAAVPTVDLSARRIVADPPEGLF
- the trmD gene encoding tRNA (guanosine(37)-N1)-methyltransferase TrmD; amino-acid sequence: MAQPPEAQPPKSHGRKAIRPTLKPSSLMDEAPDLVGVWQARIITLFPDTFPGVLGASLTGKALQDGTWQLHTHDLRTHGIGKHRNVDDTPAGGGAGMVLRADVVDAALRDAQTHARGRWPILYLSPRGQRFDQAMARDLARCDGVTMLCGRFEGVDQRVLDHWNITEVSLGDFVMTGGEIAAQAMLDATVRLLPGVLGNAESAVDESHSNGLLEHPHYTRPATWEGRDIPPVLTSGDHGKVAEWRQDQSENLTRSRRPDLWAKHRGKTDGTA
- the rplS gene encoding 50S ribosomal protein L19 yields the protein MDLIAQIEAEQIAALDKDIPDFKAGDTIRVGYKVTEGTRTRVQNYEGVCIARNNGTGIAGSFTVRKISFGEGVERVFPLYSTNIDSITVVRRGRVRRAKLYYLRSRRGKSARIAEVTNYKPKKSEGAEA
- the rpmE gene encoding 50S ribosomal protein L31 translates to MKADTHPDYHIIDVKMTDGTVVQMKSTWGKEGDQLSLDIDPSVHPAWTGGTSRLMDTGGRVSKFKNKYAGLGF
- the bchJ gene encoding bacteriochlorophyll 4-vinyl reductase encodes the protein MSEDAQRPGGLIGPNAVLQLLPLLDRIGGPERRDRMLAAAGIFDVPDGSCMIPEGDAARLHRQLRKEEPDLAPCLATVAGYETANYILTHRIPRPAQWVLHTLPPAPAARLLSRAIEKHAWTFVGSGRLQVPDAWTFEIEDNPLIRGEHSEGCLCHWHAAVFARLYQALVSPGCVCEERACGAQNGGGPCRFELRCAVPHVG